In Drosophila teissieri strain GT53w chromosome 2R, Prin_Dtei_1.1, whole genome shotgun sequence, the following proteins share a genomic window:
- the LOC122613532 gene encoding proteoglycan 4, translated as MWERLVNCIKSNGGGGGAKKTSCQVIQLADLKKQVPPSQLPKFQMFAKKHEEYKARVRKYPESMPTIDWEYYRQNVREEFVDWVKGYETKYDKLHSVFENRHAIVDHKRYFDLVDKEKEEVVKSISEYKAESNKRIKELTERVECMKSMLPYDQMTMEEFCFARPHLAPDFINKPTFWPHTPEEQMPGPSDPEAAAALHHEEEPEPPKKPAPEKPPEKPTAAAKPEAAAAPTKPTEPLVDTTQLAEKATGLAKDLVAKAIVLFNSLKEKMSGLAKKVQKKAEAAKAARSESAGKSATPTVTPTKSLDSMAEREGGPNICNQTIIRSEEAEVNPEVKARHTNLSIEAEPCDAQEERVREIARTLERKRQLKEAEEWEEYKSKKHPCASEEEPDPCQPKEEEAVCKPDPCQVKEEAVCEPDPCQQKEEEDDVCKPDPCKPKDEEGACEDEEDPCKKKPKCDDNFQFGGDNEGDSAKSKQQEQVFINISECSKDLAKQAEKKSGDPGKPKEKASLTEMPLGADQKPVLGMQISESKDSKRDQKTSIEGANEVGPVYTDPNQLAELLDKKKEQKVIIEEAHKPVDDKPMTIYPKLEISAKPKGDPVDQGDETKKSPKDVANQVFTMASDAATLLTEATNTLEDMKKKKEARLEALEQAYTSAQRQAEGALAEASKAVEAANNLAQRSAEQTGEISSRDREALDMAEKHAILAKMMAGRAVALKDEIARVLNDLKKKQ; from the exons ATGTGGGAGAGGCTGGTGAACTGCATCAAGAGCAatggtggaggtggtggggCCAAGAAGACAAGCTGCCAAGTTATCCAACTGGCGGATCTGAAGAAGCAGGTGCCGCCGAGCCAGTTGCCGAAGTTCCAAATGTTTGCCAAGAAGCACGAGGAGTACAAGGC GCGCGTTCGTAAGTATCCGGAATCGATGCCGACCATTGACTGGGAGTACTACCGCCAGAATGTGCGAGAAGAGTTTGTGGACTGGGTGAAGGGATACGAGACCAAGTATGATAAACTTCACTCCGTGTTCGAGAACCGACATGCCATAGTAGATCACAAGCGATACTTTGATCTCGTCGATAAAGAAAAGGAGGAGGTTGTAAAATCCATTAGCGAATACAAGGCTGAATCCAACAAGAGAATCAAAGAGCTTACCGAACGGGTGGAGTGTATGAAGTCCATGCTGCCCTACGACCAAATGACCATGGAGGAGTTTTGTTTCGCCCGTCCGCATTTGGCGCCCGATTTCATCAACAAGCCCACTTTCTGGCCACACACTCCCGAGGAGCAAATGCCTGGTCCTTCGGATCCAgaggcagcagctgctttgCATCACGAGGAGGAACCCGAACCGCCAAAGAAACCAGCTCCCGAAAAGCCTCCAGAGAAACCTACTGCGGCTGCAAAGCCTGAGGCAGCTGCGGCTCCCACGAAGCCAACAGAGCCGCTTGTGGACACCACTCAGTTGGCCGAAAAGGCCACTGGATTGGCCAAAGATTTGGTGGCCAAGGCAATTGTACTTTTCAACAGTCTCAAGGAGAAAATGTCGGGCCTGGCCAAGAAGGTTCAGAAAAAGGCAGAGGCCGCCAAAGCAGCCCGTTCCGAATCTGCCGgaaaatctgccacgcccacagtcaCACCAACAAAGTCACTGGACAGCATGGCGGAACGGGAGGGTGGACCAAACATCTGCAACCAAACTATCATACGCAGCGAGGAGGCAGAGGTCAATCCGGAGGTCAAGGCCCGGCATACCAATCTCTCCATCGAGGCGGAACCGTGCGATGCCCAGGAGGAGCGAGTCAGGGAGATAGCCAGGACATTGGAGCGCAAGCGACAATTGAAGGAGGCGGAGGAGTGGGAGGAATACAAATCCAAGAAACATCCTTGTGCTTCCGAAGAGGAACCGGATCCTTGCCAGCCCAAGGAGGAGGAAGCCGTTTGCAAGCCCGATCCTTGCCAAGTGAAAGAGGAAGCTGTCTGTGAGCCTGATCCTTGCCAGCAGAAGGAGGAAGAAGATGACGTTTGCAAACCCGATCCTTGTAAGCCGAAGGACGAAGAAGGAGCTTGTGAAGATGAGGAGGATCCTTGCAAGAAGAAGCCAAAATGCGATGATAATTTCCAGTTCGGTGGAGACAATGAGGGCGATTCGGCGAAATccaagcagcaggagcaggtcTTCATTAACATATCCGAGTGCAGCAAGGACCTCGCCAAGCAGGCAGAGAAGAAATCAGGTGACCCTGGAAAACCCAAGGAAAAGGCCTCTCTGACAGAAATGCCACTCGGCGCAGATCAAAAGCCTGTGCTCGGCATGCAGATTTCAGAGTCCAAGGACTCCAAGCGGGATCAGAAAACCAGTATTGAAGGTGCAAACGAAGTTGGTCCGGTGTACACCGATCCCAATCAACTTGCTGAATTGCTTGACAAGAAAAAGGAACAAAAGGTTATAATCGAAGAAGCCCACAAGCCCGTTGATGATAAACCAATGACCATATATCCGAAGCTTGAGATATCAGCCAAGCCGAAAGGCGATCCAGTCGACCAAGGCGATGAAACCAAAAAGTCGCCCAAGGATGTGGCCAACCAGGTGTTCACTATGGCCTCGGACGCTGCTACTCTGCTCACAGAAGCCACCAACACACTGGAGGacatgaagaagaagaaggaggctCGTCTGGAGGCTCTGGAACAGGCCTACACTTCGGCCCAAAGACAGGCCGAAGGAGCACTGGCCGAGGCCTCAAAGGCCGTGGAAGCCGCAAACAATTTGGCCCAGAGATCTGCCGAACAAACCGGCGAAATAAGCAGTCGCGACCGCGAAGCCTTGGACATGGCCGAAAAGCatgccattttggccaaaatgatGGCCGGCCGTGCGGTGGCCTTGAAGGACGAAATCGCCCGAGTTCTCAACGATCTTAAAAAGAAACAGTAA